TATTAATTCATTAATAAAGCGcaagattaattaattcatGAGTTTTGCTTTATATTATGGAAGCAATGTCCTCAAGGAGCAACAAGGTTAGGGCAGGGAGACTTGTATTCCATTTCACTTCATTCTTAAATAAAGTTCCCAACCATTGGAAAGTTAATTGGACATTGATTATCAGAAAAGGCTGGTGTATATGACATTAAATTAGCATGATCTCCTTCTACGCAGGTTGGACACGTGTGGATATACAGGTGTTTACCAGTTGAACAAGTTCATTGAACAATGACTATCCAAGAAGCTTAAACGTATGGATGTTTACCACATGTCGTTAGAAAGCTTCTAGTTGTAATATGCAAATAGTTCTCAGATCTTAGGCATTTTAGATATCTTATGCTTAACTTTGATTTCACTTCAAAGCCCTCGCTACTTTGCAGACCTGATAATGTGATACTCAGGTTCATATGTATGAGTATGGAGATGCGTTTACATGAACGCTAATAATGAATCTGTCACCTTCTGGTAATTTTTCAATAGAAGCAGAGATCCCTTGAAGCCACTTAAAGGTCAATCTCAAAAATATCTAGCTAGAATAACTATTTATCAAGTTATATTTGTAAGAACTGCTTGAACAGATGTATCATGGTGATCATAGATTTCTATATGTGATTTAACATAATTTCATATCATATAAATCTAGATTGGGATATGGATGGCTGAAGAACCAAATTGCATTGTAACTAGAATCAAGGTTAGAAAAAGTATCATGATTACTTCACGTATACTTCTACTAATCCAGAAAGCTATAAAATGGTGCTAAGTGCCACTCATGGTTTATGGAATTAAACTAATTCCTTATCTAATTTCACTGCCCTGCTAAGCCACACACCTATGGTAGTTCTAGCAACGTTAACCAAGATGATTAGATATAATTAATtgtagtgttctaaaaatcggcctaggcgcTAAGCGGTGAAGACCCTCCTCTATTTAGGGCAAATAGTTTCGAAAAATCGGTCTGGAGCTAGGCAGGCCAGGCTGtccttgatttttattttatttttaattaattgtgtgcttttttattttttagtttcaaggtggtatacttatggaaatggtgtacctaatttgcaaatgatggattgactacaagttcatccaattgtgaaatgaattggagaacttttgaggggatacatacaaaaaagaaaagaaatgaactAGATACAACAACtttaaataatttagtttatgtCCAATCCAATGCAAAGATCATGAACAAGAAGAATGTAGTCTATCATCTAAGAATACtcctcattatgattatatgcttactgtttttttaaatattgaacttgttggatggatgtactttatgtattcttctacttttatttttgcattttatcaattttctattatccatacaagtatagttttttttattttttattatgtgtaaatggcacttatttacaagatatataaaaaatttacataaatctgCGTAGGCAgtctaggcgcccgcctaggaGCTAAGCCTCTACCTACCACTAGACTAGTGCCTAACGCTTTTTAGAACTTTGGTTATAAGACATAGTAAGTAGAACTTTTGATATGCAATTTAACTGAAGTTTCTTCCCAGCTACTATATCAGTCAATTCAAACGCTAACCACTTATTATTATCTATGATTAGTATATATGCTGATTTTTAATCAGTTTATAATTCTTTCTTCCTTAATCAATTGAACCTCACCttaaattatttgaaacaaATATAGGGTTGACATTCTTGGAGATTTCCTTTTGTCCTACCATTCAAAGCTATGGCTTTTAGTGTTGGTATTATTCGGTTTGCTATATACTAAGAGCACCACAGCTGACATGGATTATGCCTATTCGTCATTGTGTCCCTCTTCTGCACTCAAGTTCGAATCTCCCTCCCAATACATTGTAGTTTACTATATCGTCTCATCAGTCAGCGGAAATGGGTTgtgctgttgttgttgttgagttTTTATTACATTTTTGGTCTTGTTGGGAAGGCAAGTACTTAGACTCTTCattcttcatttctttctttccaagTTTCATCCGAGATACAATTTTTTGCCGAAACCTGGCAATCTGAACAATCACTATACACGGTCTTGAAAATTTCCAATGGAATCACTGAGACTCCGTAGACCCTCACGCCGGGGATTCCGAACACTCCCATCAAGTTACTCTGATTCATCTCGTCAGCAGGTTTTATTATTGCCTTTTATTTACATcatcttattttttttcatcgGAACATTATAAATCCATCTCTCTTTTTCTTATGTTTCCTCTCACATTTTCTTATttcgttttcttgttcttcGTTACACAGCTGAAGTTGTTTCTTTGTGCATCCTTCAAACTGAACTTTTTTCATgagattaatttgtttggtctTTGTAGCAGAGGAATATACCGTGGAAGGTCTTGAAACAAATATGTGTGAGGATCAAGAAGTCTGTtgtaattaaaaatttgaaagccGAAAACCCTCAGGAGCGTCTCTTGGGTAATAATACTAATTGGCTTCACAATAGCCAAATACCAGCTGATCGAGGAACTCCGGAGGAACCAAGCTATGGTATATGTCACCCGAACTCAATGAGCATGAAAATATATGTGAAATTTCCGTCAAATCGGAAGACTGTTGTATTGGAAGCAAAAGGGTACAATATCATCAATGACATCAAATCCATGATCTGGTCCAAGGAGGGAGTCCAATCAGGCCAGTACTCTCTAGTTTGTAGAGGAAAACTACTTGAAGATTACCAGACATTGGCGTCACTTGACATTCGAACAGAATCAACCCTTTATGTGATTTTCAATCCAAGAGATGTGATGTCGATTTTTGTGAAAATACCAAGCGGAAAGATGGTTAAATTTGAGGTTAAGGTCTTTTACACTGTCTGGGATATCAAAACGATTGTTGAGAGCTTTATCGGGTGTCCTGTTACCGATTGCAGTATGATCTATGCAGGAAATGAGCTGCAGGATTGCAAGACCTTGGATTTCTACCAGGTCGAAGAAAATTCCACTTTAGAAGTTCTGCCCTTTTGGTTTCAGATATTTATTAAGACGTGGAGTGGGAAAACCATTACACTTGACGTGACACGAAAGACTACTGTCAGAGAGGTGAAGGACAAGATATTTTGCAAGGTCAGAGTGCCGGTTCATGTTCAGAGTATTGTAGTTGCCGGTAAACGCCTTGATGATGAATGCCgtctttcaagttacaacattcAGAAAGGCTCCACTCTCCACATGGTTTTGGGTTGGTGAACCAAATTCCACTGTCATTCATCATTCACAAGAAATGCAAGCTAGATTTGAACTTCTGTCAGGCCCTATTCGAATCTTTTCGTATGGTTTCGATGAAATTGTACGGTGTTTTCCATTGAAAGTTGTATATTAAATAATCTCCAACTCATCCTACATTATTGCAACAGATTTtactgtttttcttttctccaatTTTCACATTACAAAGCTATCTGAAATCTGACCTAGTTTAGGTATATATACGAGATTAATATGCTGGTGGAGTGGTGGCTTGAAAGTTGAAGCAAGATTAGATAAAATCGATCCGCTCAGTTATCAGTCAAAAACAGTAATTTTCGAATACTAATTCATACGCAGGTCAGAGGAATGATTTAATTTGAACGCTCTCACTTTCCTCAAACACAGGCTGTGTGCTGTACTTTATCACTAATTGTAAAAGCATTCTGTTGTTGCTTACAAGTTTTAAGTGTTTACATTTAGCTCTGGAGGAAAGGAGCTTGTCAAGTTGACCTACAACCGGCAGCGTGAGTATGCCTTGATTCACAAGGAACGGAATTTGGAAACAATCTGAGTTCTCTAGATcgcatttttgttaaaatgattCGCATTCAGATATTTGAAGGAATTTATTCTTGATTCTTTCATGAAATCTGTTTTACAAGAGGAGTTTCTGCAAGAAGAGTTGCATAAAAATTATGCATAGCAGCACCCAAAGGAATGCCCGCCGGAGACTAAATATCTTTTTGAACTAAATTGGGGCATGGACCCCCACttttagagagatttttttacgTCAATTGCTTCCTGTGTCAAACTGAATTTGAGATGTCAGCAGAATAAAATCTTTAGGCTGGAGAAGAACCTCGTGTACGAGTTAGGATCGGGGTTTGGCATAATTATAAAATACTTGGCTTGGAAACAACATGATGAACCAAGAAAACTCCTCTGATGGAGTGAGAGAATCGAACACCGGGCTGTTGTAGACTCATTCGACTCATCAAATTTGTTTGTACGTATTCTAGAGGCAGTAAGACAGTGCATAAATTGGAAACCAAACTTCTCAAATCTCACTTGGAGCTTTGCACGTCACAGCTATcaacatgacaaattaaaaataaaatatgatcaATGAAGTAAGCAAGCGGAAGTGTCACACTTTCGGTTTCGAGGGTTTAAGAACTTCAGACCTCAATTTGTGCATTTAGTTCACATTATTCCCGCCCGAGGAACGTTTTGCTTCTGCCAAAACTGGGTGCACTGGACTCTCTCCACTCTTGGATCCATGCACTGAACCTTCCAACGAAATCTCAGTCAAAGAATTCTGGCCTTTTGATCTGTTTGCCCTTCTTGATGACCTCGCTGACCCGCCTTCAGATGAcccctttttcttcctttgctTTGGTATTCCAGGGGGGTCTTGTGAGGGGGATTCTGATCCAAGATTGTTAGAATTTCGGCTTCTTCTTGAATGACTGCTACTACCTTCTCGAGACTCGCGAGACGGAGAATCCATTGGTCCTTCCTTGGAGCGGTGGCGCCTAGAATGCTTCTTTGATCCATCAGAGCTCTTCTTGGTTGGGGAACCTTCAGATTCATCTGTGGAATGACGCCTAGTCCTTGGAATGTCATTTCGCTGCACCAATTCTTGGGCAGCAAGGCTTGTTTTATGCATATCTGCAAAAGACAGTGATCAATTTTAATGTCACATCAACATGTGACATGCTATGTTGCAGACTGTCAATCTGAATAGGCAAGGCTAATACTATGAGGTGGAAAAGATATTTCGTGTTAGAAAAACTAGCAAACCTTGGGAGGACAGTTCTTTAACAGTCAATTGCCCGGGGGATGAGACTTCTGGAGAAGCGCCTTTGAACTCATTCATCTGCAAGATGACTGTCATGGTCACAATTTTATGTAAAATGGAAAAAATGTGCTTTTTGAATTAAGAATGATTAACTAGTGTGGATGTTTAAGATCGAGAGACAGGGAGAGCGAGCAACGTACCCAGCTCGGAGTACTATTTGTAGATGGACCATCCCATCCAATGTGCCCAACATGCTTAACATCTGTGGGAAATCCAATTTGTATGTCATCATTTTTCTCATCTGCAAAATTGTACAACTTGGTCAATCACTTTGCCCTTCCTTTTCAACATCTGGTAAAAGATTATTCATATCACCCTGAAGACATTAAGGAAAAAGCAAAAAATCCTGCAATATTTTAGTTTGCATTGTTAATTCTTGCTGACGATAGGAACTGCAAGCTAATTTCACCAAGAACATATGTTGAAATCAGACACCGCACAACTATCTAGTCAATTCATGACAAGGACATAGTATGATGAGAAACCAAATGCATCTAATTAATGTTTGAAAAATCAACGGAAATTGCACTTACCAAACATTTGCGAAAAGTGTTTCAGGCCTTTCAAGAGCCCCTTCACCTTTGTAGCCATTTTGTTGGCTCAAGTGCTTCAGGACATGCACTTCAGAAGAAACCTTCAGCAGAAAATTAAGTTGCGAGTGTAGCGCGTATGGACATCAGCGCTTATTCGAAACTTCAAATGCAAAGAAAGCAACAATGCGTATGACAAGCTCCTGATcatgaaaaccacaaaacagaGAAAAGAATCAATACTCCAGCAACAATTTGGAAACTCCTTTTCCCAAAGAATATTCGTCAGTTGCTAGTTGCTACACCACCTTGTGTCATTTTCGAAATTGATCCCCAATTAGCGCAACACAAAAAAGTAAGAATCCCGCCTCCCCCATTgatccaaaaacacaaaaaaaaaaaaaaaagaaatgtagTTCTGGTACCTTGAGAAGAAAGGCATTCAGCATGGTACAACAAGGTCTAGCAATGTGAAGACATCATGATAAATGTTGCCAACCCTACCCAAATAATCCAACTGGGCAATGAGAGGTCAATTTACAAACCCAGATTTGCAACTGTGGGATGTGGTGCCATGGGGTCTGACCTAATTTTTTTCATGAGTCGGAAAATCCGAGAAGAATCAGAATTGAAAGGAGAGCACAGGTTTTGATGGATGTCCCGGTGGCGAGTGCAGTGGTCGTTCCCGGTGGCCAATCATCAAAACCTGTAGCTCACTGGATTTTCGGGtgcaaaagaaagatagaaGTAGAAATGGCGAGAACCATAGGCCAAATTTGGGTGAGGGGGCTTGTTAACGGTTTTTCGGTGAATGTGCGGCAAAAGCGGTTGGGAAAAACAATTGTGTGGCAGTTGTGGAATTGTACTAGTTGCTCACATCTTATTTATCATCCTCTtcctaattttttatcattttctaaTTCACCCACAACGGCTCACTCCAATaaatcatttgtttttttttttttttttgtacagcTCAAAAATACGTTTTATGAGGTCTTTACTTATAAAGTTATGAATCAAGAAAGTTAAGAATATATGAGAAAATTGACTTAATATCCACTTTATTTAATCATGATCGATAGATGTCAGTAGTTTTAATACGTTCTGCTCTTGTTCTTTAATACTAAAAGACGATAACCTGAATACTAAAAGGCGCTGTCGATGTTCTTTTACGAACGAAGTTAGTTCAAATTTACGGAACTAGCTTATGTCTCGTTTATGGGCCGAAACCCAAATGGTTAGAGAATGTGGGAAGGCGAAGATAGGTCAGGGTGTGATTTTCTATAGTAAAGAAATCCATAGGGTGGAAAGGATCTCTTTCGAGAAATCAAGCCACAAATAAAGAGAGTGGAGAAAACCAAAGGCCTCGCGTAACGTTAGAAATCGATTATACTGAATTTACCCATTCGAATTTCTTGTTGCGTATGtccaaatcaaagaaagatataaaAACTTGGTTGATATTTCCATGGAAATATCCAAgaacaaatcaaagaaagaCATAAAAATGGGGAgtgaagtctaaacttcaccTCATATCGAAGAAACTTTTAGGTTTAAGTTAAAATCGACAGATATCATCAATATTTCTAACACATCTTAAAAGTCAGAGAAACTCTTATTTTTCGTCCAAACCAATGCTTGACAATCCCTAAAGTTTCAATTTAAACTTCCATCATTTCCATCAAAAGCGACTGATATCGATATTCGATATATCCGTCGATATTTCCACAAATTCGCATATCGATATTTCCACCGataccgatattttaaacactggtTTCGTCCAATATCTCACATCAACCTAAGCATACAAGAAGAAAGCATGATAACAACTCAAGGCACGAGCAAGAAACGCAGCATATCAAACCAAATAACAATCAGATACCCTGtgtaataaacattcataagaATTgaacattaaacataaaatcaaaTATCCAAGTTAAATGCAGGAAAAAAGTCgcattatttttcatgttttaagTTGAAGGACTAGGACATGTCCAAGAGCACGAGCTTCCTCTCATCAGAAAACCTTCTCAATTACGAAGCCTTCAAATCATCCATGCCGACCCTAGCCTGTGTCAATAGAATAAACTTCGTCAGCATATATTTTAACTGTTTCCGATAGCAAATCAGTTGTTAATTTATTGTCTTCAGTTCTCATTGTTGTTTCCAAATAGAAAATCAATGGAATCACAACTGGAGGAAATTACGGAACTTCCCTTGAGTTTCACTAATCTTACAAGACCCCAGTTACTTTTTAGTATAACGTGTTTCAAGAGCAATAGTTCGGGGAATTTTCGAAACAGAGCGTTGTCCAAACTCAATCTTgtgtggctaattaatggaataGAGTCTGTTCCTTCAACTTCTCCCTTAATCATCCATTGGTCATTCTACCCAATCATTGTGGTCAATTAATAATGCAACTTTGAACCTCAGAACTAAACAATGATGTCATAGAAATTCGCTCTCACTAAATTCGGCAACACAAATAAAACCTTACCAAAAACTTGTGATTCTCTTGAAGAAGAGGCGTAAAGGCAGTGCAGAATTTCTCTATGTCACCCATGATATCGCCGTTGCCTCCTATCACCTCCATGAACTTCTTTCGGTCAGGAGCAAGCTTCATGGCAACCTATCATTATAGTGACTAGTAAGTCCAAATTTCTAGAAGACAAAAGTTCTCGTTCGCTATA
This Pyrus communis chromosome 6, drPyrComm1.1, whole genome shotgun sequence DNA region includes the following protein-coding sequences:
- the LOC137736109 gene encoding polyubiquitin-like, whose product is MESLRLRRPSRRGFRTLPSSYSDSSRQQQRNIPWKVLKQICVRIKKSVVIKNLKAENPQERLLGNNTNWLHNSQIPADRGTPEEPSYGICHPNSMSMKIYVKFPSNRKTVVLEAKGYNIINDIKSMIWSKEGVQSGQYSLVCRGKLLEDYQTLASLDIRTESTLYVIFNPRDVMSIFVKIPSGKMVKFEVKVFYTVWDIKTIVESFIGCPVTDCSMIYAGNELQDCKTLDFYQVEENSTLEVLPFWFQIFIKTWSGKTITLDVTRKTTVREVKDKIFCKVRVPVHVQSIVVAGKRLDDECRLSSYNIQKGSTLHMVLGW
- the LOC137735896 gene encoding CRIB domain-containing protein RIC7-like, translating into MATKVKGLLKGLKHFSQMFDEKNDDIQIGFPTDVKHVGHIGWDGPSTNSTPSWMNEFKGASPEVSSPGQLTVKELSSQDMHKTSLAAQELVQRNDIPRTRRHSTDESEGSPTKKSSDGSKKHSRRHRSKEGPMDSPSRESREGSSSHSRRSRNSNNLGSESPSQDPPGIPKQRKKKGSSEGGSARSSRRANRSKGQNSLTEISLEGSVHGSKSGESPVHPVLAEAKRSSGGNNVN